A window from Thermodesulfobacteriota bacterium encodes these proteins:
- a CDS encoding dissimilatory sulfite reductase D family protein, which produces MEYEEAKEKIVAGLTKKQKMKSKFYFNDLAKILDLKPRLAKKLINQMVSEEVLEYWSSGSTSMYGLKGTGKQAHAEDED; this is translated from the coding sequence ATGGAATATGAAGAGGCAAAAGAAAAAATAGTTGCTGGACTCACCAAGAAACAGAAGATGAAATCGAAATTTTACTTTAACGATCTTGCCAAAATACTCGATTTAAAACCCAGGCTTGCTAAAAAACTGATTAACCAGATGGTTTCAGAAGAAGTTCTTGAGTACTGGTCAAGTGGAAGTACCTCAATGTATGGACTGAAAGGTACCGGTAAGCAGGCCCATGCAGAAGATGAGGATTAA